A window of Castanea sativa cultivar Marrone di Chiusa Pesio chromosome 1, ASM4071231v1 contains these coding sequences:
- the LOC142628852 gene encoding aldehyde dehydrogenase family 2 member C4-like isoform X1: MTSHSNGNSDSFVKMPTIKFTKLFINGKFVDSISGKTFETIDPRTEEAITRVAEGDEEDIDLAVKAAREAFDNGPWPRLSGFDRGRIMMKFADLIDEHAEELAALDTIDAGKLFGEGKAGIPQSANMLRYYAGAADKIHGEVLKMSREFHAYTLREPIGVVGHIIPWNFPTSMFLGKVSPALAAGCTMVVKPAEQTPLSALYYAHLSKLAGIPDGVLNVVTGFGPTAGAAISSHMDIDAVSFTGSTEVGREVMQAAAKSNLKTLSLELGGKSPLIIFDDADLDKAAELALLGILYNKGEVCVASSRVFVQEGIYDEFVKKLLEKKKSWTVGDPFDPKVRQGPQIDKKQFDKILSYIEHGKREGATLLTGGKPLGHNKGYYIEPTFFTDVKEDMLIAKDEIFGPVMSLMKFRTIDEAIKKANNTTYGLAAGVMTKDLNVANTVSRSIRAGIIWINCYFAFDRDLPFGGYKMSGFGRDFGLDALYKYLQVKSVVTPIFNSPWL, from the exons ATGACAAGTCACAGCAATGGCAACTCAGACTCTTTCGTCAAGATGCCAACCATAAAGTTCACGAAGCTATTCATCAATGGAAAATTTGTTGATTCCATTTCAG GGAAAACATTCGAGACAATAGACCCAAGGACGGAAGAGGCAATTACGAGGGTGGCAGAAGGAGACGAGGAGGATATTGATTTGGCAGTGAAGGCCGCCCGTGAAGCTTTTGACAATGGTCCATGGCCCCGCCTGTCTGGCTTT GATAGGGGAAGGATTATGATGAAATTTGCAGATCTGATTGACGAACATGCCGAAGAATTAGCGGCTTTAGATACCATTGATGCTGGGAAATTGTTTGGTGAAGGCAAGGCTGGTATTCCCCAATCAGCAAACATGCTACGATACTATGCTGGTGCAGCAGATAAAATTCATGGGGAGGTCTTGAAAATGTCACGAGAATTTCATGCCTATACATTGCGTGAGCCAATTGGTGTTGTAGGACACATCATTCCCTGGAATTTCCCAACCTCTATGTTCTTAGGGAAGGTTAGCCCAGCCTTAGCCGCTGGCTGCACCATGGTCGTCAAGCCCGCTGAGCAAACACCACTCTCAGCTCTCTATTATGCTCATCTTTCTAAGCTG GCTGGTATCCCAGATGGAGTGCTAAATGTTGTAACGGGTTTTGGACCAACTGCTGGTGCTGCTATAAGCTCTCATATGGACATTGATGCG GTCAGTTTTACTGGCTCCACAGAAGTAGGACGTGAAGTAATGCAAGCTGCAGCaaaaagcaatttgaaaacACTTTCACTTGAATTAGGAGGCAAGTCACCCCTTATAATTTTTGATGATGCTGATTTAGATAAAGCTGCTGAGCTTGCTCTGTTGGGCATCCTATATAAtaag GGAGAAGTATGTGTGGCAAGTTCTCGTGTTTTTGTTCAAGAAGGGATTTATGATGAATTTGTGAAAAAGttattggagaaaaaaaaatcttggacaGTTGGGGATCCTTTTGATCCTAAAGTTCGTCAAGGACCTCAG ATTGATAAAAAGCAGTTCGATAAGATCCTTTCCTATATAGAGCATGGCAAGAGAGAAGGAGCGACCTTGTTAACTGGTGGTAAACCTTTGGGGCACAACAAGGGGTACTATATTGAGCCAACATTTTTCACTGATGTTAAG GAGGACATGCTAATAGCGAAGGATGAAATATTCGGACCGGTGATGTCACTGATGAAGTTTAG AACAATTGATGAGGCGATCAAGAAGGCCAACAACACTACATATGGGCTTGCAGCAGGTGTCATGACCAAGGACTTGAATGTGGCTAACACCGTTTCAAGATCAATCCGTGCTGGAATCATTTGGATCAACTGCTATTTTGCTTTCGACCGGGACTTGCCTTTTGGAGGGTATAAGATGAGTGGTTTTGGCAGAGATTTTGGTTTAGATGCCCTTTACAAGTATCTCCAAGTTAAATCTGTTGTGACTCCCATTTTCAATTCTCCTTGGCTTTGA
- the LOC142628852 gene encoding aldehyde dehydrogenase family 2 member C4-like isoform X2, which produces MMKFADLIDEHAEELAALDTIDAGKLFGEGKAGIPQSANMLRYYAGAADKIHGEVLKMSREFHAYTLREPIGVVGHIIPWNFPTSMFLGKVSPALAAGCTMVVKPAEQTPLSALYYAHLSKLAGIPDGVLNVVTGFGPTAGAAISSHMDIDAVSFTGSTEVGREVMQAAAKSNLKTLSLELGGKSPLIIFDDADLDKAAELALLGILYNKGEVCVASSRVFVQEGIYDEFVKKLLEKKKSWTVGDPFDPKVRQGPQIDKKQFDKILSYIEHGKREGATLLTGGKPLGHNKGYYIEPTFFTDVKEDMLIAKDEIFGPVMSLMKFRTIDEAIKKANNTTYGLAAGVMTKDLNVANTVSRSIRAGIIWINCYFAFDRDLPFGGYKMSGFGRDFGLDALYKYLQVKSVVTPIFNSPWL; this is translated from the exons ATGATGAAATTTGCAGATCTGATTGACGAACATGCCGAAGAATTAGCGGCTTTAGATACCATTGATGCTGGGAAATTGTTTGGTGAAGGCAAGGCTGGTATTCCCCAATCAGCAAACATGCTACGATACTATGCTGGTGCAGCAGATAAAATTCATGGGGAGGTCTTGAAAATGTCACGAGAATTTCATGCCTATACATTGCGTGAGCCAATTGGTGTTGTAGGACACATCATTCCCTGGAATTTCCCAACCTCTATGTTCTTAGGGAAGGTTAGCCCAGCCTTAGCCGCTGGCTGCACCATGGTCGTCAAGCCCGCTGAGCAAACACCACTCTCAGCTCTCTATTATGCTCATCTTTCTAAGCTG GCTGGTATCCCAGATGGAGTGCTAAATGTTGTAACGGGTTTTGGACCAACTGCTGGTGCTGCTATAAGCTCTCATATGGACATTGATGCG GTCAGTTTTACTGGCTCCACAGAAGTAGGACGTGAAGTAATGCAAGCTGCAGCaaaaagcaatttgaaaacACTTTCACTTGAATTAGGAGGCAAGTCACCCCTTATAATTTTTGATGATGCTGATTTAGATAAAGCTGCTGAGCTTGCTCTGTTGGGCATCCTATATAAtaag GGAGAAGTATGTGTGGCAAGTTCTCGTGTTTTTGTTCAAGAAGGGATTTATGATGAATTTGTGAAAAAGttattggagaaaaaaaaatcttggacaGTTGGGGATCCTTTTGATCCTAAAGTTCGTCAAGGACCTCAG ATTGATAAAAAGCAGTTCGATAAGATCCTTTCCTATATAGAGCATGGCAAGAGAGAAGGAGCGACCTTGTTAACTGGTGGTAAACCTTTGGGGCACAACAAGGGGTACTATATTGAGCCAACATTTTTCACTGATGTTAAG GAGGACATGCTAATAGCGAAGGATGAAATATTCGGACCGGTGATGTCACTGATGAAGTTTAG AACAATTGATGAGGCGATCAAGAAGGCCAACAACACTACATATGGGCTTGCAGCAGGTGTCATGACCAAGGACTTGAATGTGGCTAACACCGTTTCAAGATCAATCCGTGCTGGAATCATTTGGATCAACTGCTATTTTGCTTTCGACCGGGACTTGCCTTTTGGAGGGTATAAGATGAGTGGTTTTGGCAGAGATTTTGGTTTAGATGCCCTTTACAAGTATCTCCAAGTTAAATCTGTTGTGACTCCCATTTTCAATTCTCCTTGGCTTTGA